TCAGGCCGACTGACATTAGGCAATTTGAGAAGATTGAGCAGGAAGTGAAGAAGAAGGCTAGGAGAAGGATACGGAATTAAAAGAAAAAAACCCAATATAACCCAGACAGTTTCTTTCCGTTCCAGCACTCGCTTTCCGCGGGCGTTGCCTTAGCCAATCGAACAGCGGAGGGTTCGATTTGTATGATTTCTGCGATCTGTGCAGAAATCATACATCAGGTGCTCGCAACGCTTCGCTTTTGCTCGCAAAAGCCGTTCTTCGTGACGACTTTCGCAGGAGTCTCGCGCTTGCACTCCAAGCAACTGCAGCTACTTAAATACGTTCGATTATGTATAAAATAATCATATAAAAAAGTGGAGGTGGGGTAATCCCCGGCCTCCACTTTTTCACTTTCCATACAAACGATTCAATGCGTCTTTGAATGCAGGTTTAATGTTTGTTTCTGGTCGGATTGCTTGAGTCATCAGCTCTGCTTCTTCGACATTCTCCGCTTTCCCCAATTCAAGCAAAGTGGCTGCGGCCAGTGTGCCGCCGCGGCCTCTTCCTGTATTGCAATGGAAATAGATGTTTTTCCCATCTTTGTATGCTTCCATCACTTTGTTCACCGCTTCACGGATGGAGTTGTCCTGTTCATCTGCATCATCCAATAGAGGCTGATGGATACTTATATCACTCGGCAAAGGATCATCCACTTCCGCGCGCAAGTCATAGATGATGTCGATTTTTTCATTCGCCAACAATTCATCAATCGCATTGACACCGCCGAAGAAGATCCGATCGGTCACCAATGCTTTATACGGTTTGTTTGTCATTAATTTCACCTTCTCTATGTATTCTCATACGACACTTTTCATGATTCTCTCCAAAAGTAATGGTACCATGAACTAAATCATCTTTAAAGAAGAGGAGGATGCCTATGTGTGGACGCTTCACTTTATTTGCCCCGTATTATGAAATCATCGACCGATTCGATATTGAATCGGCATTTTCCGAAAATGATTATATACCAAGCTACAACATCGCTCCATCCCAA
The genomic region above belongs to Sporosarcina sp. Marseille-Q4943 and contains:
- a CDS encoding dual specificity protein phosphatase family protein, whose product is MTNKPYKALVTDRIFFGGVNAIDELLANEKIDIIYDLRAEVDDPLPSDISIHQPLLDDADEQDNSIREAVNKVMEAYKDGKNIYFHCNTGRGRGGTLAAATLLELGKAENVEEAELMTQAIRPETNIKPAFKDALNRLYGK